One part of the Chloroherpetonaceae bacterium genome encodes these proteins:
- a CDS encoding DUF4350 domain-containing protein, whose product MKSYWKPLLFFAAIFALLVATQLSAPKPLNWRPSFSNEDKSPFGAFVLFSRLRDLFFEERITVSPQSLYELFHASPQTYLFSLRSNIIFIAEDLRLDSLDAQSLLEFVSAGSTAFLAAVWFPAPICDTFRLRTRAQFLPFLHVADSLNAPDTLYLSFPKAAPQQGTRYALRMPPYTASFSRFDSSRATVLSVDTANRPNFIRLQFGKGAFYLCSSPYLFTNYYLLTPDGAEYVARVLSHLPVQTTIWDEYYKPLSRRAQTPIRFVLETDTLRYAYYLALTGIVLFIFASGKRRQRPIPLITPPRNATLEFVQTVGRVYLQHGDHKDLAEKKIEYFFDFLRTHFYLQNISFSQDFYQLLSEKSGVPISEIARLFAAIQAARNSSSLSATELLALMKAIENFYNATTVKANVRNALSESN is encoded by the coding sequence ATGAAATCATACTGGAAGCCTCTGCTATTTTTTGCAGCCATCTTTGCTTTGCTGGTTGCAACACAGCTCTCTGCACCCAAGCCGCTCAATTGGCGTCCTTCTTTTTCAAATGAAGACAAATCACCTTTTGGCGCGTTTGTGCTTTTTTCGCGCCTTAGAGACCTTTTCTTCGAGGAGCGTATCACAGTTAGCCCCCAATCGCTCTATGAGCTTTTCCATGCTTCTCCCCAGACCTATCTGTTCTCGCTGCGCTCGAACATTATCTTCATTGCCGAAGACCTTCGTCTCGACAGCCTTGATGCACAGAGTTTGCTTGAGTTTGTCTCAGCTGGCAGCACGGCGTTCCTTGCTGCAGTCTGGTTTCCAGCTCCGATTTGTGATACATTTCGTCTGAGGACACGAGCGCAGTTTTTGCCTTTCTTGCACGTTGCTGATTCTCTGAACGCACCAGATACACTTTACCTTTCCTTTCCTAAGGCAGCGCCCCAGCAAGGCACGCGATACGCTCTCCGTATGCCGCCTTACACGGCAAGCTTTTCTCGGTTTGATTCCTCACGTGCGACTGTGCTGAGCGTTGATACAGCAAATCGTCCGAACTTTATTCGCCTCCAGTTTGGTAAAGGTGCGTTCTACCTTTGTTCCAGTCCTTACCTTTTCACGAACTACTACTTGCTGACGCCCGATGGTGCGGAGTATGTTGCCAGAGTGCTTTCGCACTTGCCTGTTCAAACAACCATTTGGGACGAATACTACAAACCGCTTTCTCGACGTGCCCAAACTCCGATTCGCTTTGTTTTAGAGACGGATACGCTGCGGTATGCTTACTATCTTGCGCTCACTGGCATTGTGCTCTTCATCTTTGCTTCTGGCAAGCGGCGGCAGCGTCCTATCCCCCTTATCACGCCGCCCCGTAACGCTACACTGGAGTTTGTGCAAACAGTTGGCAGGGTCTATCTTCAACACGGCGACCACAAAGATTTGGCCGAGAAAAAAATTGAGTATTTCTTTGATTTTCTGCGCACGCATTTTTATCTCCAAAACATTTCGTTTTCGCAGGATTTTTATCAATTGCTCTCAGAAAAGTCAGGCGTGCCTATCTCTGAGATTGCACGACTTTTTGCAGCGATTCAAGCGGCACGCAACTCATCAAGCCTCTCCGCTACCGAGCTTTTAGCGCTGATGAAAGCGATTGAAAATTTCTACAACGCTACAACCGTGAAAGCCAATGTCCGAAACGCTCTTTCAGAATCGAATTGA
- a CDS encoding MoxR family ATPase, whose translation MSETLFQNRIDLSSIRDAVERIKRELRKVIVGQDEMIDLLLAALFANGHILIEGVPGIAKTLTAKVLARTLSVGFSRIQFTPDLMPSDVIGTSVFNPKTVEFKFNPGPIFSNFVLIDEINRAPAKTQAALFEVMEERQVTVDGTTYPMQMPFLVVATQNPIEQEGTYRLPEAQLDRFLLKIVMTYPSLEEETKILLAHHQQRAVPTAAVEPVLTGEQVLACQAAARSVRVEEALLRYIALLAGKTRTSGDIYLGASPRASIAILNTAKAIAAMQGRDFLVPDDIKTVAIPALRHRIILSPEREMQGIAPDDVLKDLLAKLEVPR comes from the coding sequence ATGTCCGAAACGCTCTTTCAGAATCGAATTGACCTCAGCTCAATTCGTGATGCCGTTGAACGTATTAAGCGAGAACTGCGCAAAGTGATTGTTGGGCAAGACGAAATGATCGACCTTTTGTTAGCAGCACTATTCGCAAATGGTCATATTCTCATTGAGGGCGTACCTGGAATCGCCAAAACGCTTACGGCAAAAGTTTTAGCACGCACGCTTTCGGTAGGTTTTTCACGCATTCAGTTTACGCCTGACCTGATGCCTTCCGATGTGATTGGCACATCGGTCTTTAACCCAAAGACAGTTGAGTTCAAGTTCAATCCAGGCCCAATTTTTTCAAATTTTGTGCTGATTGATGAAATCAACCGTGCACCTGCCAAAACTCAGGCGGCACTCTTTGAGGTCATGGAAGAGCGTCAAGTTACAGTTGATGGCACCACCTATCCGATGCAGATGCCTTTTTTGGTTGTTGCCACGCAAAACCCTATTGAGCAAGAAGGCACCTATCGCTTGCCGGAGGCGCAGCTAGACCGATTCCTGCTCAAAATCGTGATGACATATCCTTCGTTGGAAGAGGAAACCAAAATTCTCCTTGCGCATCATCAGCAGCGCGCTGTGCCGACTGCTGCTGTTGAACCAGTCTTGACGGGTGAGCAAGTGTTAGCCTGCCAAGCCGCTGCGCGTAGCGTGCGAGTTGAGGAAGCGCTTTTGCGCTATATTGCTTTGCTTGCTGGTAAGACACGCACCAGCGGCGACATCTATCTTGGCGCCTCACCACGCGCCTCGATTGCGATTCTCAACACTGCCAAAGCAATCGCAGCCATGCAAGGTCGCGATTTTCTTGTGCCAGATGACATTAAAACTGTAGCGATTCCTGCGCTTCGGCATCGCATCATTCTTTCACCTGAACGCGAGATGCAGGGCATTGCACCTGACGACGTGCTTAAAGACCTTCTTGCTAAACTGGAAGTGCCACGATGA
- a CDS encoding DUF58 domain-containing protein, translating into MNFLQSYFLTPRFFLALGVLATLFVLGYFFSALTTLATIGTPILFLLTLLDTLLLYAPRFTAPRAERLTPERFSNGDENFITVRLQNPYTFTSRLEVIDELPPQFQVRDFLYVLTLPAQSHRAFQYSVRPTERGEYHFGDLNLFFESPLGLVQRRFKIPASTMVPTYPSFLQMRRYELLSLSARATELGIKRLRRLGHTLEFERIKPYAIGDDIRSINWKATARRGDLMVNQYQDERSQPIYSLIDMGRMMKMPFEGLTLLDYAINASLAISNIALKKQDRAGLITFSNRIHSIIPAERQSAHLAKILETLYNQQTTFQESDYETLFITVQRRISQRALLLLFTNFETLSSMRRQLRYLQRLAVRHLLIVIFFENTELRSLLERPTKTLEDAYIKTIAEKFAFEKREIVLELQRNGIQSVLTAPKDLTLKTINKYLELKARGMI; encoded by the coding sequence ATGAATTTTCTCCAAAGCTACTTTCTTACGCCACGCTTCTTTCTTGCGCTTGGCGTGCTGGCTACGCTTTTTGTATTGGGTTACTTTTTCTCTGCCTTGACCACTCTTGCCACCATTGGCACGCCGATACTCTTTCTACTCACTTTGCTCGATACGCTTTTGCTGTATGCACCGCGCTTTACCGCTCCCCGTGCAGAACGCCTTACGCCTGAGCGCTTTTCGAACGGCGATGAAAACTTTATTACCGTCCGCTTGCAGAACCCTTACACTTTCACTTCACGCCTCGAGGTAATTGATGAACTGCCGCCTCAATTCCAAGTGCGTGATTTTCTCTATGTGCTTACGCTTCCTGCGCAGTCTCACAGAGCGTTTCAATACAGCGTTCGTCCTACTGAGCGCGGAGAGTATCACTTTGGCGACCTGAACCTTTTCTTTGAAAGCCCACTGGGCTTGGTGCAGCGGCGCTTTAAAATCCCTGCCTCCACGATGGTGCCCACTTATCCATCTTTTCTGCAGATGCGTCGCTATGAGCTTCTTTCGCTTTCTGCCAGAGCTACTGAATTAGGTATCAAGCGCCTGCGCCGCTTAGGACACACGCTCGAGTTTGAGCGCATTAAGCCTTATGCAATTGGCGATGATATTCGCTCTATTAACTGGAAAGCCACGGCGCGGCGAGGCGACCTGATGGTTAATCAATATCAAGATGAGCGTTCCCAGCCTATTTATTCTCTTATCGATATGGGGCGCATGATGAAAATGCCTTTTGAGGGGCTGACACTGTTGGACTATGCGATTAATGCTTCACTGGCAATTTCCAACATTGCCTTGAAGAAGCAAGACCGTGCTGGACTGATTACTTTTTCCAACCGCATTCATTCCATCATTCCTGCTGAGCGACAATCAGCGCACCTTGCAAAGATTCTCGAGACGCTTTACAACCAACAGACTACTTTTCAGGAATCAGATTATGAAACCCTTTTTATCACCGTTCAGCGGCGCATTTCACAACGTGCTCTTCTTCTGCTTTTTACAAACTTTGAGACGCTTTCTTCAATGCGGCGTCAGCTTCGGTATCTCCAGCGCCTTGCTGTGCGGCACTTGCTTATCGTGATTTTCTTTGAAAACACTGAACTGCGCTCTTTGCTTGAACGCCCGACTAAGACGCTGGAAGATGCATATATCAAGACCATTGCTGAAAAATTTGCCTTCGAGAAACGAGAAATTGTCTTGGAGCTGCAGCGCAACGGCATTCAATCTGTCTTAACGGCTCCTAAAGACCTGACACTCAAAACCATCAACAAATACCTTGAACTGAAAGCACGCGGAATGATTTAG
- a CDS encoding GNAT family N-acetyltransferase — MPVEIREAKTPKEIRDYIKFAWKIYTRDPELKKNWVPPVIADYEKTLDKQRYPLWEHADRACFTAWKNGEMCGTITATINYTHNELHKDKVGFWGFFECINDTEVSRALFDAAKAWLQARGLTAMRGPISPSTNDQLGMLCKGYDSPPTFLMTYNPPYYHDLCKDYGFRVEQELVAWLVNQKTIDRERLRRISELVKKREKLRLRYLNLKDWQNEAKIIRSLYNKAWELNWGFVPFTEKEFYTLAKDLKQIADPEFIYFVQNEKGDYVGFSLSLPDVNIALKHVNGNPTSPIGILKYLWYARKINRIRTIVMGVIPEYRNKGVDSLMNAETVEVGIRKGYWEAELSWVLKSNIPMQKLAEAIGAEPYKEYLIYQVDF; from the coding sequence ATGCCTGTTGAAATCCGAGAAGCAAAAACGCCCAAAGAGATTCGAGACTATATCAAATTTGCATGGAAAATTTATACGCGTGACCCTGAGCTGAAAAAAAACTGGGTGCCGCCTGTGATTGCCGACTACGAAAAAACGCTGGACAAGCAGCGCTATCCGCTTTGGGAGCATGCTGATCGCGCATGCTTTACGGCTTGGAAAAATGGTGAAATGTGCGGCACAATTACAGCGACCATCAACTATACGCATAACGAGCTACACAAAGACAAGGTAGGGTTTTGGGGCTTTTTTGAATGCATCAATGACACAGAGGTTTCACGAGCGCTCTTTGATGCAGCTAAGGCGTGGCTGCAAGCGCGTGGACTCACTGCAATGCGCGGTCCAATTAGTCCCTCTACCAACGACCAACTGGGTATGCTCTGCAAAGGTTATGATTCTCCACCGACATTCCTGATGACCTACAACCCGCCTTACTACCACGACCTTTGCAAAGATTATGGCTTTCGCGTGGAGCAAGAACTGGTCGCATGGCTGGTCAATCAAAAGACCATTGACCGTGAGCGCCTGAGACGCATTAGCGAATTGGTTAAGAAGCGTGAGAAACTGCGCCTGCGCTACCTTAACCTGAAAGACTGGCAGAACGAAGCGAAAATCATTCGCAGTCTTTACAACAAGGCGTGGGAACTCAACTGGGGGTTTGTGCCTTTTACCGAGAAGGAGTTTTACACACTCGCAAAGGATTTAAAGCAAATCGCAGATCCAGAGTTTATCTACTTTGTGCAAAATGAAAAAGGCGACTATGTTGGCTTTTCGCTCTCGCTGCCTGATGTCAACATCGCTTTGAAGCACGTCAACGGTAACCCAACCTCGCCAATCGGAATCCTGAAATACCTTTGGTATGCGCGAAAAATCAATCGCATTCGCACCATTGTAATGGGGGTAATCCCTGAATACCGAAACAAAGGCGTCGATTCGTTGATGAATGCAGAAACGGTTGAAGTAGGTATTCGAAAGGGCTACTGGGAAGCGGAGCTAAGTTGGGTGCTCAAAAGCAATATACCGATGCAAAAATTAGCCGAAGCCATCGGCGCAGAGCCTTACAAGGAATACCTTATCTATCAAGTTGACTTTTGA
- a CDS encoding septum formation initiator family protein, producing MPRLSDMLNSRAAMHQLQRLFTARTWRKLRLRARLRWFARDAMRSPLKYVRLAFLGLILFYTVFGNYGILARLRLEIHKSHLSAELTRETQRSNELRSAIQKMQTLEEIERWAREKYNLSLPSEIVYVIK from the coding sequence ATGCCACGACTCAGCGATATGTTGAACTCTCGTGCAGCAATGCATCAACTGCAACGCCTCTTTACTGCACGCACTTGGCGAAAACTGCGTCTTCGAGCACGGCTGCGCTGGTTTGCCAGAGACGCCATGCGCTCACCACTCAAATACGTGCGCCTTGCTTTTCTCGGATTGATTTTGTTCTACACCGTGTTTGGCAACTACGGCATCTTAGCTCGGCTCCGTCTGGAGATTCACAAGTCGCATCTTTCTGCCGAGCTTACGCGCGAAACACAGCGCTCCAATGAACTCCGAAGCGCCATTCAAAAAATGCAAACTCTCGAGGAAATTGAGCGTTGGGCACGAGAGAAGTATAATCTCTCGCTCCCTAGTGAGATAG